Genomic window (Daucus carota subsp. sativus chromosome 5, DH1 v3.0, whole genome shotgun sequence):
GCAGACAAAGTGAGAACATTTGTCTTAGCAATACTTGTGCATGCCTATATCGGTACAAATTGATAACGCACCTTTAAATTGCCACATATTGTCTGTGTTAGTGCCGAATTGCGTGTTGTATTTATGAAGACGGTATAATTTAATGAAAAGGCCATAAGACAAGATAGAACCATCACAGCCTGCACAAACATATAGAGCAATATGAAATGGTTAAGCACGTAAATGTTACACAACTTAAACTTAACAAAACCATCTTGCTCGAGCAACAAAAGCCTAATGTGTCCAGGTGTCCGTAGATGAATATACATGATAATTGCACTGTAAAAAGATTATAGATGGAAAGTAATAGATTCTGCTATGACCGACAGTATGCATGCATGAAGTAATAGCTTTGGGGGTAGGAAATACCTGAAAGCCGGGGGAGAACAAATGAGGGAACTGTAATGTCATTTCCAGGTCACCACTAAAATATGtccaaaataacaaaaaagGTGTGCATATTAATCCTGCAAGAATTTCACATAAAAAGACTATGATTGAGCTTGCACCAGAAAAGAAGTGAGCTGAATCAATAGTATCAGTTGCAAAACAGGGTCTGAACAGGTGAATCTATTTGGATCTAGGATCTTTATCTTACCATTGCACCACATGAGCCCAAAGCTATTAAGCCCGCTAGTCTTTCCTGGACAGAAACAAAGTATGGGCATTAAGATAATTACCACAGAGTTTCACATTCTTGAAGAAATAACTGTacatgaaaaaataatatactacCAACTCGGGCTATTGAAGCAAGATATATCGCAGTACAGATGTTTGCTGTGAAAACGACAGCATAGTTATAGGGATCGAATGCCAAATCCCCAACTCCAGCCACGATTGCGCCAAATATGATTATCCCCACACTGCATAAACCATTTTGAGTTCTTATCCGAATTGTTTTAACGAAATGGTAATAGGACGCTAATGCAGAGTTATTTACAGATTTTAACACATTCTTAGTATAATCCCAATTTCAGAATTAATGATTCACATTACTAGTTAAGACAACTAAAATATAGAGATCCATGAATATGCAAACATATGTGCTTGTAAAATACAGGTAATATGGCCTATTATTCTCTTCAACTGTTATGGGGAATACATTTTCAAAAAACACAATGATGGATAAGCTTACCTGCCAACAACAGAGAGAGAATGTTTCTGGCCAGCCAATAAATACTCAAAGAGCATAGTAAATGCCACAGTAGTCCGTCGAAGAGTGGTGTACATAGGAACATTTATCCCTCGAACAGACTCCATTGAAACTATCTTTAACatgaaaaaaaagataattgtaGAGGCTTGCTTGAAAGATAACTGCAGTAAAAAAATGATTGGCTGCATAGCAGAAAAGACACACCAGGTAAATCAAGTATGAGAATGCCAGTGGAAGAGTGTGAAGCACTGTCCTCAGAGGAACAAGAATCTTTGAGTTAGTATCCTTGCCTTGTGATTCACCAGCTGTGAAGGAAATGATCTTCCACCGTCTCAATACATAGAGAAATGCACACGAACATAACAtcttttaaaaatgaaattactAATTAGAACAATTAAAGTCAaagtagaaaattaaaaaaaaaataacaatacaGAATTTTAAAGTGAACACAGATACATCAAGCTAACAGAATTATCTTCACTAACTAGCCATCTAAAGAGCAGAATACCCATACACACAACATAATAAATGAGATAATAACAGAAAACTAGACTTGGCAGTTGAAATGTTGAATTGTAAGAATaagaaatcataaaaaaatagttaaaataactaatataaatcTTGAGAACTGTTCATTCAGCAGGACCAGCGCATTCTTTTGTTTTCTGAGACCAATACCAGCAAATCACATAACACTAACTAAATAGACCATAAAAACAATTCGAAGAATGATTTCCACCGATTTTGCCTTAGCATCTAA
Coding sequences:
- the LOC108221110 gene encoding UDP-N-acetylglucosamine transporter UGNT1, translated to MASNNQNLPLYDTKDNKEKPQHASTMSRQGVFAAVSYMLCAVLLIMFNKAALSSYKFPYVNVITLCQMLCSCAFLYVLRRWKIISFTAGESQGKDTNSKILVPLRTVLHTLPLAFSYLIYLIVSMESVRGINVPMYTTLRRTTVAFTMLFEYLLAGQKHSLSVVGSVGIIIFGAIVAGVGDLAFDPYNYAVVFTANICTAIYLASIARVGKTSGLNSFGLMWCNGLICTPFLLFWTYFSGDLEMTLQFPHLFSPGFQAVMVLSCLMAFSLNYTVFINTTRNSALTQTICGNLKDLFTVGIGWLLFGGLPFDLKNVIGQSLGFLGSCVYAYCKLKGK